One genomic window of Camelina sativa cultivar DH55 chromosome 5, Cs, whole genome shotgun sequence includes the following:
- the LOC104786815 gene encoding putative E3 ubiquitin-protein ligase XBAT31 → MGQSLSCGTRPEHGIFASVQCGDIVTVRRVMTAEPSLLNQTTAYDRHSVLHVAAANGQIEILSLLLEQFTNPDLLNRHKQTPLMLAAMYGRISCVKKLTEVGANILMFDSVNRRTCLHYAAYYGHANCVQAILSAAQSSPVAVHWGYARFVNIRDDKGATPLHLASRQRRPECVNVLLDSGSLVCASTSVYGSPGSTPLHLAARSGSIDCVRKLLAWGADRLQRDASGRIPYVVAMKHKHGACGALLNPSSAEPLVWPSPLKFISELDDEAKLLLEQALMDANREREKTILKGTAYSLPSPSFSDTASDDNMSEVSDTELCCICFEQVCTIEVKDCGHQMCAQCTLALCCHNKPNPTTSTVTPPVCPFCRSTIARLVVAQNNNNNEKSKSLDDVVVVELEAGDVSSSKFRKHRRSINLGEESSSFMGLSSIGSFGRITGRGSGRIAADNELMDKQIL, encoded by the exons ATGGGGCAGAGTTTGAGCTGTGGAACGAGACCGGAGCACGGGATTTTCGCCTCTGTACAGTGCGGCGATATCGTTACTGTTCGTCGTGTGATGACGGCGGAGCCTAGTTTGTTGAATCAGACTACTGCTTATGATCGTCACTCTGTTCTTCATGTCGCTGCTGCTAATGGTCAGATTGAG ATTTTGTCTTTGCTTTTGGAACAATTTACGAATCCAGATTTGTTGAATCGTCACAAACAG ACTCCGTTAATGTTGGCTGCGATGTATGGGAGGATCTCTTGTGTGAAGAAGCTTACTGAAGTTGGAGCTAAT ATATTGATGTTTGATTCTGTCAATCGAAGAACATGTTTGCATTACGCTGCATATTACGGACATGCTAATTGTGTTCAAGCTATTCTCTCTGCTGCTCAATCAAGTCCCGTTGCTGTTCATTG GGGATATGCGAGATTTGTGAACATAAGAGATGATAAAGGAGCGACTCCGTTGCATCTAGCTTCTCGGCAGAGACGGCCTGAATGTGTGAATGTGTTGTTGGACAGTGGTTCTCTTGTTTGTGCATCTACTAGTGTATATGG TTCTCCAGGGAGCACACCTCTCCATTTGGCAGCTAGAAGTGGATCTATTGATTGTGTCAGAAAATTGCTTGCTTGGGGTGCTGATCGTCTTCAGAGAGACGCTTCTgg GAGGATACCCTATGTGGTTGCAATGAAGCATAAGCATGGAGCATGTGGAGCATTGCTAAACCCGTCCTCTGCAGAGCCTCTCGTTTGGCCATCACCATTAAAGTTCATCAGCGAGCTTGATGACGAGGCGAAACTTCTATTAGAGCAGGCTCTAATGGATGCTAacagggagagagagaaaaccaTTCTCAAGGGAACAGCTTACTCCTTACCATCACCCTCTTTCTCCGACACTGCCTCAGATGATAACATGTCGGAG GTGAGTGATACGGAACTGTGCTGCATTTGCTTTGAGCAAGTATGCACGATTGAAGTCAAAGACTGTGGTCACCAAATGTGTGCACAATGCACACTTGCGCTGTGCTGTCacaacaaaccaaacccaacaacCTCAACCGTGACTCCACCTGTCTGCCCGTTCTGTAGAAGCACCATCGCGCGTTTAGTCGTCGCCcagaataacaacaacaacgaaaaGAGCAAAAGCCtagatgatgttgttgttgttgaactcgAGGCAGGTGATGTAAGCTCGTCCAAATTCAGAAAGCACAGAAGATCAATAAACCTTGGGGAAGAAAGCAGCAGTTTCATGGGACTATCAAGCATTGGATCGTTCGGAAGAATAACCGGCCGTGGCTCGGGAAGGATCGCAGCCGACAACGAGCTGATGGACAAACAAATATTGTGA